The following are from one region of the Salvia hispanica cultivar TCC Black 2014 chromosome 1, UniMelb_Shisp_WGS_1.0, whole genome shotgun sequence genome:
- the LOC125210924 gene encoding syntaxin-31, whose protein sequence is MAAVGASPFRDRTSEFVSLSQTLRRIGGNAAAPPPPQLNESIAVTPDRSEFNKKASRIGLRVHQTAQKIDRLSNLTKRSSIFDDRSKENEELTALIKNDITALNMAISELQNVQTMEVADGNYTGDRVVHLTAVCDDLKNRLMNVTKQFQDVLTTTTKNIKARENRKQLFSTSVSRENPFALKQPPNTVSEPPPWLSSSDSSRTNLQQSVAIGSGTQEPNQLRRRMGTDASPSPQMEAAMLQQVVPRQENIHHSRATALQNVESTISELSGIFTHLATMVAQQGELAIRIDDNMDESLANVEGASNALLKYLNKISSNRWLMIKLFLVLILFLVIFIVFVL, encoded by the exons ATGGCCGCCGTCGGTGCCTCGCCGTTCCGTGATCGGACGTCGGAGTTCGTCTCACTGTCGCAGACGCTGAGAAGGATCGGTGGAAACGCAGCagctccgccgccgccgcagctGAACGAATCGATCGCAGTGACTCCGGATAGGTCGGAATTCAATAAGAAGGCTTCCAGAATCGGCCTTCGCGTCCACCAAACCGCGCAGAAAATAGATCGTTTGTCTAATT TAACCAAAAGGTCGTCTATTTTTGATGATCGGAGCaaggaaaatgaagaattaaCCGCCTTGATAAAAAATGACATCACAGCACTTAATATGGCTATTTCTGAGCTGCAAAACGTCCAAACAATGGAGGTTGCTGATGGAAATTATACGGGGGATAGAGTGGTTCATTTGACTGCTGTTTGTGATGATTTAAAGAACAGACTTATGAATGTGACCAAGCAGTTTCAAGATGTATTGACCACTACAACAAAG AATATCAAGGCTCGTGAGAACCGGAAACAATTATTTTCCACGTCTGTATCAAGGGAGAATCCTTTTGCTTTAAAGCAACCACCTAATACCGTGTCAGAACCACCCCCATGGTTGAGCTCATCTGATTCATCCAGAACAAATCTACAACAATCAGT AGCAATAGGCAGTGGCACTCAAGAGCCCAATCAGCTACG GCGACGAATGGGTACTGATGCCAGTCCCTCCCCTCAAATGGAAGCTGCAATGCTGCAGCAGGTGGTTCCTCGGCAAGAAAACATTCATCACAGTCGAGCCACTGCTCTTCAAAACGTGGAGTCTACGATTTCAGAACTCAGTGGGATTTTCACACATTTAGCCACAATGGTTGCGCAGCAAGGGGAGCTGGCAATAAG GATTGACGATAACATGGATGAGTCACTAGCAAATGTTGAAGGTGCTAGTAATGCCTTGCTGAAATACCTGAACAAAATATCTTCAAATCGGTGGCTCATGATTAAATTGTTTCTGGTTCTAATATTGTTTCTCgttatatttatagttttcgTGCTTTAG
- the LOC125202067 gene encoding 60S acidic ribosomal protein P0-like, whose amino-acid sequence MAPKLTKAEKKVSYDKKMCRLIDEYAQILVVAADNVGSTQLQNIRKGLRGDSVVLMGKNTMMKRTVRIHSENTGNTAILNLVPLLVGNVGLIFTKGDLKEVSEEVGKYKVGAPARVGLVAPIDVVVPPGNTGLDPSQTSFFQVLNIPTKINKGTVEIITPVELIHKGDKVGSSEAALLSKLGIRPFSYGLVVLSVYDNGSVFSPEVLNLTEDDLTERFAQGVAMVTSLSLAIAYPTIAAAPHMFINAYKNALAIAVETEYSYPHADKVKEYLADPSKFAVAAVPAGAAVSGGAAPVAAAKEEAKEEEDEEEDDDFVCNLFDD is encoded by the exons ATGGCGCCCAAGCTCACCAAAGCCGAGAAGAAGGTCTCCTACGACAAGAAAATGTGCCGTCTGATCGACGAGTACGCTCAGATCCTGGTGGTCGCCGCCGATAACGTCGGATCAACGCAGCTCCAGAACATCCGCAAGGGTTTGCGCGGCGATTCCGTCGTTCTGATGGGGAAAAACACCATGATGAAGCGCACCGTCAGGATCCACTCCGAGAACACCGGCAACACCGCGATCCTCAACCTCGTGCCTCTCCTTGTT GGTAATGTAGGGTTGATCTTTACCAAGGGCGATTTGAAGGAAGTCAGTGAGGAGGTTGGCAAATACAAG GTCGGAGCACCCGCTCGTGTTGGTTTGGTAGCTCCAATCGATGTCGTTGTCCCACCCGGCAACACTGGGCTTGATCCATCACAGACTTCCTTCTTCCAG GTTCTCAATATTCCCACCAAGATCAACAAGGGCACTGTCGAAATCATAACCCCTGTGGAGCTCATCCACAAGGGCGATAAAGTGGGATCCTCCGAAGCCGCACTGCTCTCCAAGCTCGGAATCCGCCCCTTCTCGTACGGCCTCGTCGTGCTCTCCGTCTACGACAACGGATCCGTCTTCAGTCCCGAAGTTCTCAACTTGACAGAAGATGACCTCACCGAGAGATTCGCACAGGGTGTCGCCATGGTCACTTCCCTGTCGCTGGCCATCGCGTACCCGACCATCGCAGCTGCCCCGCACATGTTCATCAACGCGTACAAGAACGCGCTGGCCATCGCCGTGGAGACGGAATACTCCTACCCCCATGCTGACAAAGTGAAGGAGTATCTCGCG GATCCTAGCAAGTTTGCGGTTGCAGCTGTGCCGGCGGGAGCGGCGGTTTCCGGCGGTGCTGCTCCGGTGGCCGCGGCCAAGGAGGAGGCGaaggaggaagaggatgagGAGGAGGATGATGACTTTGTTTGCAACCTTTTCGACGATTAG
- the LOC125205632 gene encoding uncharacterized protein LOC125205632, which yields MRLKPVSPAVDCSFQPSCFCFRTSETDGPLSLVFASKPLLKSRSLTKILRGDSIRRSRSLSIDDKPSFHVEAVSSSPREEEGRRRKKRHCAISNENRTIGSATPFVKGGRDQDSFLESRFDFLEPMMLGIRPEFPEWPDRETAAWAMVEHKANSFDIPLSLRMIKKKLQLEEGSAEAEEGEGGCCSVKAAFASMVFIVVEMQSSALHMREALCDEDLDVIRAKVQKEMHLSFVWLFQHVFSRTPDLMLRVMLLLADFSLHSTSLSTAIGGEGSLMGRPYEQGKNSALSMVDADRGLAVEEKAEREAGDPSIYPSNEFRSAVEMQLWDSMVDEANHVRGGGEGEVALDHDVMKHFVSPVSVEIEPDTYQDFYRTDLLYQMYLSLEPNNTLLLLNYARFLQLVTRDYQRSEECFKRAVQVTPPDGESFSEYANFLWTVKKDYWAAEESFLQALALEPHNTHFASRYANFLWSTGGEETCFPLNT from the exons ATGAGGCTCAAACCCGTTTCCCCGGCCGTGGATTGCTCCTTCCAACCCTCCTGCTTCTGTTTCCGAACATCCGAAACCGATGGCCCTCTCTCCCTCGTATTCGCCTCGAAACCCCTCTTGAAATCTAGGTCCCTCACCAAGATTTTGAGGGGCGACAGCATAAGGCGCTCCCGCAGCTTGAGTATCGATGATAAGCCCTCGTTCCACGTTGAGGCGGTGTCGAGTAGCCCCCGGGAGGAGGAGGGGCGCAGGCGGAAGAAACGACATTGTGCTATTTCGAACGAGAACAGGACTATTGGCAGTGCCACCCCCTTTGTGAAAGGGGGGAGGGATCAAGATTCGTTCTTGGAGTCACGTTTCGACTTCTTGGAGCCGATGATGCTAGGGATCAGGCCGGAGTTTCCCGAGTGGCCGGATAGGGAGACAGCTGCGTGGGCGATGGTTGAGCACAAGGCGAATAGTTTCGACATTCCCCTGTCGCTTAGGATGATCAAGAAGAAGCTGCAGCTGGAGGAGGGCTCTGCGGAGGCAGAGGAGGGCGAGGGTGGCTGTTGCTCCGTGAAGGCGGCCTTTGCCTCGATGGTGTTCATCGTCGTCGAGATGCAGAGCTCGGCCTTGCACATGAGGGAGGCTCTGTGTGATGAGGATTTGGATGTGATCAGAGCGAAGGTGCAGAAGGAGATGCATCTCTCGTTCGTGTGGCTGTTCCAGCACGTGTTCTCGAGGACACCGGATTTGATGCTGCGTGTGATGCTACTCTTGGCCGATTTCAGCCTACATTCGACCTCCCTAAGCACCGCGATAGGAGGGGAGGGCTCGTTGATGGGGAGGCCTTATGAGCAAGGGAAAAACTCGGCTTTGTCTATGGTGGACGCGGATAGGGGGCTCGCTGTGGAGGAGAAGGCAGAACGCGAGGCAGGGGATCCGAGCATTTATCCGAGTAATGAGTTTAGGAGCGCGGTGGAGATGCAGTTGTGGGATTCAATGGTTGATGAGGCTAACCATGTGCGCGGAGGTGGGGAAGGCGAGGTGGCTCTTGATCACGACGTCATGAAACATTTCGTTTCTCCCGTGTCTGTGGAGATCGAGCCCGATACTTACCAGGATTTTTACAGGACGGACCTTCTGTACCAGATGTACTTGTCCCTCGAGCCTAATAACACTCTCTTGCTGCTGAACTACGCGCGGTTTTTGCAGCTTGTTACGCGTGACTATCAAAG GTCCGAGGAATGCTTCAAGCGGGCAGTGCAAGTAACGCCACCCGATGGAGAATCATTCTCCGAATACGCCAACTTCCTATGGACGGTGAAGAAGGACTACTGGGCGGCCGAGGAGAGCTTCCTACAAGCCCTGGCGCTCGAGCCACACAACACCCACTTCGCCTCCCGATACGCCAACTTCTTGTGGAGCACCGGTGGCGAAGAGACCTGTTTCCCTCTCAACACGTAG
- the LOC125191735 gene encoding glycosylinositol phosphorylceramide mannosyl transferase 1: MDPPQPANLRFLHRVSKRAPFLEQFRSLTMRSSLFSRRTIRQGAISAVGSAKMKLLFGCCVLLTLIVLASRSAAPYGGWNRYDASPRGSSLPRKGYTLLINTWKRNDLLKKSISHYASCPGLDSIHIVWSEPNPPLKSLIKFLNHAIKVNSKDGREIELRFDINKEDSLNNRFKEIKDLKSDVVFSIDDDIIFPCATVEFAFSVWQSAPDAMVGFVPRIHWVDKLNNGQDTYIYSGWWSVWWTGTYSMILSKAAFFHKKYLSMYTYEMPSSIREYVTKNRNCEDIAMSFLVANATGAPPIWVKGNIFEIGSSGISSLGGHIERRSECVNHFVGEYRGMPLVPTSVKAVDSRYTWFW, from the exons ATGGACCCGCCGCAGCCTGCGAACCTACGCTTCCTCCACCGAGTCAGCAAGCGCGCGCCATTCCTCGAACAGTTCCGCAGCTTAACGATGAGGTCGAGCCTCTTCAGCCGCCGGACGATTAGGCAGGGGGCGATCTCCGCCGTCGGATCGGCGAAGATGAAGCTGTTGTTCGGCTGCTGCGTGCTGCTCACGCTCATCGTGCTCGCCAGCCGCTCGGCGGCGCCGTACGGCGGATGGAACCGATACGATGCTTCTCCGCGCGGATCCTCTCTGCCTCG GAAAGGGTACACCTTACTGATTAATACATGGAAAAGAAATGATCTTCTAAAGAAATCCATATCCCATTATGCATCCTGTCCTGGGCTTGATTCTATACATATTGTTTGGAGTGAACCCAACCCTCCTTTAAAGTCTCTTATCAAGTTTCTAAATCATGCTATAAAGGTTAATTCCAAAGATGGCCGGGAAATTGAATTGAGATTTGATATTAATAAGGAAGACAGCTTAAATAACAGATTTAAAGAAATCAAGGATTTGAAGTCTGATGTGgtcttctcaattgatgatgACATTATATTCCCCTGCGCGACTGTGGAATTTGCTTTCAGTGTTTGGCAAAGTGCACCTGATGCAATGGTGGGATTTGTGCCTCGTATTCACTGGGTTGATAAATTG AATAATGGTCAGGACACGTACATCTATAGTGGATGGTGGTCTGTCTGGTGGACAGGAACGTATAGCATGATTCTCTCCAAGGCTGCCTtctttcacaaaaaatatctcaGTATGTACACTTATGAGATGCCCTCATCCATCCGAGAATATGTAACCAAGAACAG GAATTGTGAAGATATAGCTATGTCTTTCCTTGTCGCAAATGCCACCGGCGCTCCTCCTATTTGGGTGAAAG GTAACATCTTCGAGATTGGTTCTAGTGGAATTAGTAGCTTGGGAGGGCACATTGAGAGAAGAAGCGAGTGCGTTAACCACTTCGTGGGTGAGTACAGGGGCATGCCCTTGGTGCCCACTTCAGTCAAGGCCGTAGATAGCCGTTACACCTGGTTCTGGTAA
- the LOC125200877 gene encoding probable aquaporin PIP1-4, which produces MENKEEDVRLGANKFPERQPIGTAAQTQDKDYKEPPPAPLFEPGEITSWSFYRAGIAEFIATFLFLYISILTVMGVQNSPSKCASVGIQGIAWAFGGMIFALVYCTAGVSGGHINPAVTFGLFLARKLSLTRAVFYMVMQCLGAICGAGVVKGFHKTLYMTKGGGANVVNHGYTKGDGLGAEIVGTFVLVYTVFSATDAKRSARDSHVPILAPLPIGFAVFLVHLATIPITGTGINPARSLGAAIIYNKKAAWDDHWIFWVGPFIGAALAALYHVVVIRAIPFKNK; this is translated from the exons ATGGAGAACAAGGAGGAGGATGTGCGGTTGGGAGCCAACAAGTTCCCGGAGCGGCAGCCGATCGGCACGGCCGCGCAGACGCAGGACAAGGACTACAAGGAGCCCCCGCCCGCCCCGTTGTTCGAGCCCGGTGAGATCACTTCGTGGTCGTTCTACCGGGCCGGGATCGCCGAGTTCATCGCGACTTTCCTCTTCTTGTACATCAGTATCCTGACCGTCATGGGCGTTCAGAATTCCCCGTCCAAGTGTGCGTCTGTCGGGATCCAGGGCATCGCCTGGGCTTTCGGTGGCATGATCTTCGCTCTCGTTTACTGCACCGCCGGAGTTTCAG GCGGACACATCAACCCTGCGGTGACGTTCGGCCTGTTCCTCGCGAGGAAACTGTCGCTGACACGGGCGGTGTTCTACATGGTGATGCAGTGCCTTGGGGCCATCTGTGGGGCCGGGGTGGTGAAGGGGTTCCACAAGACTCTCTACATGACCAAGGGAGGCGGCGCCAACGTGGTCAACCACGGCTACACCAAGGGCGATGGCCTCGGCGCTGAAATTGTCGGGACGTTCGTGCTCGTCTACACTGTCTTCTCTGCCACCGATGCCAAACGAAGCGCCAGAGACTCCCATGTCCCG ATATTGGCTCCATTGCCAATTGGATTTGCAGTCTTCTTGGTGCACTTGGCAACTATTCCTATTACTGGAACTGGTATTAACCCTGCAAGAAGTCTTGGAGCTGCAATCATCTACAACAAGAAGGCAGCTTGGGATGATCAT TGGATTTTCTGGGTCGGACCATTCATCGGGGCGGCCCTCGCGGCCCTATACCACGTGGTGGTGATTAGAGCCATCCCATTCAAGAACAAATGA